In the genome of Neodiprion fabricii isolate iyNeoFabr1 chromosome 4, iyNeoFabr1.1, whole genome shotgun sequence, the window TAGTCATAATtcaatatgtatttttttcctgaTCTCCTCCACATTTAGAACCCGAATGGGGAAAATATGTTACTGACAATGAAACACTATCAAGAACATATAAGCACATTTTTACATCCTTATACAGGGTTTGTAACTCACCCAAGCAGTCTcagtttttattaaattaagtAAGTAATTCCTCTTGCATggctaatttattttcatcgtattCATACTTCAATActtttaaattgatattgcCTACTAGTATATCTTGAGAATGATCACTACGCAATTGAATCCAAAAAATAGATTTCACTGtcaaaaattcggaaaaactTTATTCCATGCATGGAACAATCCATAGAAACCGCatttatcactattattaggGTTCCAACACGGGCTTAGAATTGTTTAGAAAGTCTAGGTTAGTTATCTTCATTTCACAACTGTAATAATATAACGTACATGtgcaacgaaattttttcaataaagttGTGCCATCGggaaacgattttattttatttccgtatCTTTATAGGAAATGGTTTTCAACATCTACAAAAGAAAGCTTCATAATGAAAACTGGTTGTACGTACCACTATGAAGCTCTAGATGTCTGCATCGTTCCAAATTCCTGACGCCTCAGCTTGTAGATCGATTGCTTCGGAATGTAGGCTCAGCGCATCTTTCAAATCATTAATATCCAACAACAGTTGGCTGTTGCTTTCTTGTAAGCGACAAATTGTCTGTTTGTACATATTCAACTGACGCTCGTGTTCCTCTTGAATATTCTGAGATGCTTTGTCCCTCGGTACATACATTCCTGTAAACATGTCAACGATGAAAGTAGgagttgcaaaaatttgactGATCTACTCAATTCGACTTTAAACAACTTCAGGTATTAGAAATAGTTGGGAATCAACAAGATACGATATTCTATGATTTATTTTGAGGCCAGTTAACGTTTTTATATTTGTAACGTATTCCACACATTTGGATGGATTTGAAACAGTTGCTAAAATGTCGACAGCTTTGCAGAGTAATATTTCCGAAACATTTGAATACATACCAACGGATTTTTGCAGCTGATCTCGCAGTTTGTGGCCACTTTGCTGTAAGCGTTTTACTTCATGAGCGTGCTGAATATCCTTGGACTGTAGCTGTTTCCTCAATTTCACTGCCTGAGTATAAATAACACAGTATTTAGTGCAGGTAAACTAGGCTTCCAAGCTATGTCTGTCTGTAATATTACCTCGTCCTTCTCGTGTTTGAATTCACGAGACAGGGATTCGCATTTGACTTTCAGTCGTCTTTCCCTTTCCTGAGATTCACATAAAAGATACTGCTTCTTTTCCAAATCCTCTTTCAGACGCTTAACATGATTCtggagaatgaaaatatttgaagtaATAAGTTATTGGAGAACACGAGCATATATTTCTATCTTGAAAGGAGATTTTTTAGAGTACGTGTTTGTTCTGAATCCATTTTTCAGCAACGGTATATTATgcaattgattaataatattaatgataattacGATGCATTTGTTTCGAGTTACGATAAATTGTACTCCAAGACTGCAGAATTTGCAAAATAGGATGGTGACTGAAAATCTGACCAACTAGTCTTTAAAATTTATCTGCGTAAAGTATGTTTATCTGAACGgaacaaattttgagttcaagTTGAACCTTTGCAAAGTTTAGTAAGTTTAGTTTAATAACCACTATCACTCACCTATATCCAGTCATTGCTGCATgtttaaagtaaaaaattgtcataaGACGCAATTGCAAAGAGAGGTCAAGATGTAAAAACAGCTTCAACT includes:
- the LOC124180828 gene encoding afadin- and alpha-actinin-binding protein-like, whose product is MERNSDAISSLRSLRTMMAMHRESPKEAHFCTLDNLSEALSTLSEELESFGFLPTALNIDESQSLESIKSTCVKLINASWGLVHEHRMLMRVNEQASDVQHRTASDNSSLTNHVKRLKEDLEKKQYLLCESQERERRLKVKCESLSREFKHEKDEAVKLRKQLQSKDIQHAHEVKRLQQSGHKLRDQLQKSVGMYVPRDKASQNIQEEHERQLNMYKQTICRLQESNSQLLLDINDLKDALSLHSEAIDLQAEASGIWNDADI